In the genome of Gordonia rubripertincta, one region contains:
- a CDS encoding phage holin family protein → MSDPSVNDLSTVQLVERLQSQTTTLVKTELQNAVAEMKGKGTRIGVGAGISGAGSLLMLFGLGTLIAAAVLGLANAVPAWLAAVIVGVALLVIGGAAAAIGAKRAKSAVPPAPEHTVESVQRDVATVKEHL, encoded by the coding sequence GTGAGCGATCCGTCTGTGAACGACCTGTCGACCGTGCAACTGGTCGAACGCCTGCAGAGTCAGACGACAACCCTGGTCAAGACCGAGCTGCAGAATGCGGTGGCGGAGATGAAGGGCAAGGGCACCCGCATCGGAGTCGGGGCGGGGATTTCCGGCGCGGGGAGCCTGCTGATGCTCTTCGGCCTCGGAACGTTGATCGCGGCCGCCGTCCTGGGCTTGGCGAACGCGGTTCCCGCGTGGCTGGCCGCGGTGATCGTCGGCGTGGCGTTGCTGGTGATCGGCGGAGCGGCCGCGGCCATCGGCGCCAAGCGCGCGAAATCAGCTGTTCCGCCCGCCCCCGAGCACACCGTCGAGAGCGTCCAGCGCGACGTAGCAACCGTGAAGGAGCACCTGTAG
- a CDS encoding biotin-dependent carboxyltransferase family protein, with translation MTAITVLATGPLATFQDLGRPGYAHLGVPASGGADRGSLTLANRLVGNDESAATIETTLGGLRIRAEGDVLAVVTGADTAVRRNGVPVGLAAAVVLREGDELAVDPPAWGLRNYLAVRGGFDVEPVLGSRSTDTLSGLGPPALTANVTVKVGVAAREWPPVTAAPANTAHPRVVVLEVDEGPRADLLAAPADLGAGTWVVGADSNRVGVRIDRAEGSAHPLLTHREGAGELRSEGVAHGAVQVPPSGRPVLFLADHPVTGGYPVVAVLTDAAVDLAAQLVPGWEVRFRRR, from the coding sequence ATGACCGCGATCACCGTGCTCGCGACCGGCCCCCTCGCAACCTTCCAGGATCTCGGGCGTCCCGGCTACGCGCATCTCGGCGTACCCGCGTCCGGCGGTGCGGATCGCGGCTCGCTGACCTTGGCCAATCGTCTTGTGGGCAACGACGAATCGGCGGCCACGATCGAGACGACTCTCGGCGGCCTGCGTATCCGCGCGGAAGGCGATGTGCTGGCCGTGGTGACCGGAGCCGACACCGCGGTGCGCCGCAACGGAGTTCCCGTCGGACTCGCCGCGGCCGTCGTACTGCGCGAGGGCGACGAACTGGCCGTCGACCCACCGGCGTGGGGACTGCGCAACTATCTCGCGGTCCGCGGCGGGTTCGACGTCGAGCCGGTCCTGGGGTCTCGGTCGACCGACACCCTGTCGGGGCTGGGGCCGCCGGCTCTGACCGCGAATGTGACCGTGAAGGTGGGCGTCGCCGCCCGTGAGTGGCCGCCCGTCACGGCGGCACCGGCGAACACCGCGCATCCGCGGGTCGTCGTGCTCGAGGTGGACGAGGGACCCCGCGCCGACTTGCTGGCCGCTCCGGCGGATCTGGGCGCGGGGACGTGGGTCGTCGGGGCCGACAGCAACCGCGTCGGCGTGCGCATCGACCGCGCCGAAGGATCGGCGCACCCCCTGCTGACGCATCGGGAGGGCGCCGGCGAGCTGCGTTCGGAGGGCGTCGCACACGGGGCGGTGCAGGTACCGCCGAGCGGACGACCGGTGCTGTTCCTCGCCGATCATCCCGTCACCGGCGGATATCCCGTCGTGGCCGTTCTGACCGACGCCGCGGTCGATCTCGCGGCTCAGCTGGTCCCCGGCTGGGAGGTTCGCTTCCGGAGGCGGTGA
- a CDS encoding 5-oxoprolinase subunit B family protein, which produces MRELPAGPDAVVLDFSADESPSAAVLDATIALRDAVDRGELPEVTDLVPSAHTLLVQARPGRGVDELGVRRALRRRRSGIDRGAGSADEIVIPVRYDGEDLADVAEALDISTDEVIGLHCSTRWRVQFMGFAPGFGYLVADEPTPHPFDAVARRAEARTRVPEGAVAIAAGYSAVYPKASPGGWQLLGRTDVRLWDETADPPALFATGRIVRFVDAGTGNRG; this is translated from the coding sequence ATGCGTGAGTTGCCGGCGGGCCCCGATGCGGTCGTGCTCGACTTCTCGGCCGACGAGTCCCCGTCGGCCGCAGTGCTCGACGCGACGATTGCCCTGCGGGATGCGGTGGACCGGGGAGAGCTGCCGGAGGTCACCGACCTGGTGCCGAGTGCGCACACGCTGCTGGTGCAGGCACGGCCGGGCCGTGGCGTCGACGAACTGGGCGTGCGGCGGGCGTTGCGGCGTCGACGCTCCGGCATCGATCGCGGTGCCGGGTCGGCCGACGAGATCGTGATCCCCGTTCGTTACGACGGCGAGGACCTCGCGGATGTCGCTGAGGCGCTGGACATCTCGACTGACGAGGTGATCGGCCTGCACTGCAGCACGCGCTGGCGGGTGCAGTTCATGGGCTTCGCCCCCGGGTTCGGATACCTGGTCGCCGACGAGCCGACACCACACCCGTTCGACGCGGTGGCCCGGCGCGCCGAGGCACGTACGCGGGTTCCGGAAGGTGCGGTGGCGATCGCCGCCGGTTACAGCGCCGTCTACCCGAAGGCGAGCCCTGGTGGGTGGCAGTTGTTGGGCCGCACCGATGTTCGCCTGTGGGACGAGACGGCCGACCCGCCCGCACTGTTCGCGACCGGGCGGATCGTGCGGTTCGTCGACGCCGGAACGGGCAACCGCGGATGA
- a CDS encoding carbohydrate kinase family protein — MREIVVCGEALVDVVQEKRASGAALASLQPALGGGPFNVAITLGRLGSAVSLLSAVSTDNYGQAIVGALQGAGVGTAMLQRRDEPTSLALATIGDDGSAQYSFYVEGTADRTVTDPGSLAPTVAAVTFGTLSLVLEPGATVYEDLMRRCHAERRLVVLDPNIRSVVIPDADAYRSRFRSWMSSVDVVKLSDEDAAWLGEGARGSAVKDWLADGVAAVITTAGASGITVTTAEDEVAVPARNVDVVDTIGAGDSVLGGIVHQLDRLGALAPDSVRSLTADQWREVAEFAAHVAAVTVSRPGADPPWAGELRSD; from the coding sequence ATGAGAGAGATCGTCGTCTGCGGCGAGGCGCTGGTCGACGTGGTGCAGGAGAAGCGGGCATCCGGCGCAGCGCTGGCGTCGTTGCAGCCGGCGCTGGGTGGCGGGCCCTTCAACGTCGCGATCACCTTGGGACGCTTGGGGAGTGCCGTGTCATTGCTGTCGGCGGTGTCGACCGACAACTACGGACAGGCGATCGTCGGCGCACTGCAGGGTGCCGGGGTGGGGACGGCGATGTTGCAGCGCCGCGACGAACCCACGTCCTTGGCCCTGGCCACGATCGGCGACGACGGTTCCGCACAGTATTCCTTCTACGTCGAGGGCACGGCGGATCGTACTGTCACCGACCCGGGTTCGCTGGCCCCGACCGTCGCAGCGGTGACCTTCGGAACCCTGTCGCTCGTGCTCGAACCGGGGGCGACCGTTTACGAGGACCTGATGCGGCGCTGCCACGCCGAACGCCGACTCGTCGTGCTGGACCCGAACATTCGCTCGGTCGTCATCCCCGATGCCGACGCCTACCGGAGCCGTTTCCGCAGTTGGATGTCGTCCGTTGACGTCGTGAAGCTGTCCGACGAGGACGCGGCATGGCTCGGCGAAGGCGCCCGCGGGAGTGCTGTGAAGGACTGGCTCGCCGACGGTGTCGCCGCGGTGATCACGACCGCGGGGGCGTCCGGGATCACCGTGACCACCGCGGAGGACGAGGTCGCCGTTCCGGCCCGGAACGTCGACGTCGTCGACACGATCGGGGCCGGCGACAGCGTCCTGGGAGGCATCGTGCACCAGCTCGACCGACTTGGCGCGTTGGCACCGGATTCCGTTCGCTCACTGACGGCCGATCAGTGGCGCGAGGTCGCCGAATTCGCAGCTCACGTCGCTGCGGTCACCGTCTCGAGGCCCGGCGCCGACCCTCCTTGGGCAGGCGAGCTGAGAAGCGACTAG
- a CDS encoding citrate synthase — protein sequence MSAETVPADQASDTASATFTYPGGQLELPILKATEGTDSVALGKFLAETNLTTFDGGFVNTASTKSAITYIDGDAGILRYRGIPIDQLAEKSTFIEVSYLLIYGELPTPSQLEDFTTKIQRHTLLHEDLKRFFDGFPRNAHPMPVLSSAVNALSAYYQDSLDPKDDEQVELSTIRLLAKLPTIAAYAYKKSAGQPFLYPDNSLSLVENFLRMTFGFPAEPYEVNPDVAKALDMLFILHADHEQNCSTSTVRLVGSSQANLFTSISGGINALWGPLHGGANQAVLEMLDAIRAEGGDTKDFMKRVKNKEAGVKLMGFGHRVYKNYDPRAAIVKKTADSILQTLGVEDELLDIAKGLEEVALSDDYFIERKLYPNVDFYTGVIYRAMGFPTRMFTVLFALGRLPGWIAHWREMHEDPTTKIGRPRQLYTGYTERDYVQMGDR from the coding sequence GTGTCTGCTGAAACAGTCCCAGCCGACCAGGCGTCCGACACGGCCTCAGCGACCTTCACCTACCCCGGTGGACAGCTGGAGCTCCCGATCCTGAAGGCCACCGAGGGCACCGACTCGGTGGCACTCGGCAAGTTTCTTGCCGAGACAAATCTGACCACCTTCGACGGTGGTTTCGTGAACACCGCGTCGACCAAGTCGGCCATCACCTACATCGACGGCGACGCCGGCATCCTGCGGTACCGCGGTATCCCGATCGACCAGCTCGCGGAGAAGTCGACCTTCATCGAGGTGAGCTACCTGCTCATCTACGGCGAGCTCCCGACCCCGTCGCAGCTCGAGGATTTCACCACCAAGATCCAGCGGCACACCCTGCTGCACGAGGATCTCAAGCGCTTCTTCGACGGCTTCCCCCGCAACGCGCACCCGATGCCCGTGCTGTCGAGCGCGGTCAACGCCCTGTCGGCGTACTACCAGGATTCGCTCGATCCCAAGGACGACGAGCAGGTCGAGCTGTCGACGATCCGCCTCCTGGCGAAGCTGCCGACCATCGCCGCCTATGCCTACAAGAAGTCGGCCGGTCAGCCTTTCCTGTACCCGGACAACTCGCTGAGCCTCGTCGAGAACTTCCTGCGCATGACCTTCGGCTTCCCGGCCGAGCCCTACGAGGTCAACCCGGATGTCGCCAAGGCCCTCGACATGCTGTTCATCCTGCATGCCGATCACGAGCAGAACTGCTCGACCTCGACGGTCCGTCTGGTCGGCTCGTCGCAGGCGAACCTCTTCACCTCGATCTCCGGCGGCATCAACGCCCTCTGGGGCCCGCTGCACGGTGGCGCCAACCAGGCGGTGCTCGAGATGCTCGACGCCATTCGCGCCGAGGGTGGCGACACCAAGGACTTCATGAAGCGGGTGAAGAACAAGGAAGCCGGCGTCAAGCTGATGGGCTTCGGTCACCGCGTCTACAAGAACTACGATCCGCGCGCTGCGATCGTGAAGAAGACCGCCGACTCGATCCTCCAGACCCTCGGCGTCGAGGACGAGCTCCTCGACATCGCGAAGGGCCTCGAAGAGGTCGCCCTGTCCGACGACTACTTCATCGAGCGCAAGCTGTACCCGAACGTGGACTTCTACACGGGCGTCATCTACCGTGCGATGGGTTTCCCGACGCGGATGTTCACCGTGCTGTTCGCGCTGGGTCGCCTGCCGGGCTGGATCGCCCACTGGCGTGAGATGCACGAGGACCCGACCACCAAGATCGGCCGTCCGCGTCAGCTCTACACCGGTTACACCGAGCGTGACTACGTGCAGATGGGTGATCGCTGA
- a CDS encoding FKBP-type peptidyl-prolyl cis-trans isomerase — MTSTEKPEVEFQAGPPPADLTITDLIVGDGAEAVRGGVVDVHYVGVDYETGEEFDSSWDRGQSANFPLDRLIPGWQEGIPGMKVGGRRQLTVPPELAYGPAGAGHRLSGRTLVFVIDLLGVG, encoded by the coding sequence GTGACCAGCACTGAGAAGCCCGAAGTCGAGTTCCAGGCGGGTCCTCCGCCGGCCGACCTCACCATCACCGACCTCATCGTCGGCGACGGTGCCGAGGCCGTCCGCGGGGGCGTCGTCGACGTCCATTACGTGGGTGTCGACTACGAGACCGGCGAAGAGTTCGACTCCTCGTGGGATCGCGGCCAGTCGGCCAACTTCCCGCTGGACCGGCTGATCCCGGGCTGGCAGGAAGGCATCCCCGGCATGAAGGTCGGCGGCCGTCGCCAGCTGACCGTCCCGCCGGAGCTGGCCTACGGACCGGCGGGCGCGGGACACCGCCTCTCGGGACGGACCCTCGTGTTCGTCATCGATCTGCTCGGAGTGGGCTGA
- a CDS encoding cryptochrome/photolyase family protein produces the protein MWLRRDLRLSDLPALATARGADDSSVLLCFVVDPRLEKSSGERRLAFLFDSLRDVDAKLDGKLLVVRGRPDEEIPRLAKAVNAEAVHISGDFTPFGRHRDEAVAEALGDIPLEATGSPYLVSPGRIAKDDGEPYKVFTPYFRRWREHGWRKPADSSIPGSAVLDPSGVKKSGRIKIPTAPTTLSFPAGEDAALARWAEFVDGDLADYDTGRNDPAADVTSRMSAYLKYGNIHPRTLAADLGKGDGPQAYLRELAFRDFYADVLFHWPHSLWHNWNRQFDDIELDTDDAAYERFEAWKSGRTGFPLVDAGMRQLAETGWMHNRVRMVTASFLVKDLHLPWWWGAEWFLDQLVDGDMASNNHGWQWAAGTGTDAAPYFRVFNPEAQAKKFDPKGEYVRRWVGDVDADDYPEPIVDHKAEREEALRRFGAI, from the coding sequence GTGTGGCTCAGACGTGACCTGCGTCTGAGCGACCTGCCAGCACTAGCTACAGCCAGAGGGGCCGACGATTCGTCGGTCCTTCTGTGCTTTGTGGTGGATCCTCGGCTCGAGAAGTCATCGGGGGAGCGGCGACTCGCTTTCCTCTTCGATTCGCTCCGCGACGTAGACGCCAAGCTCGACGGGAAGTTGCTCGTCGTGCGGGGCCGCCCCGACGAGGAGATCCCGCGGCTCGCGAAGGCCGTGAACGCCGAGGCCGTCCACATCTCCGGGGACTTCACCCCGTTCGGCCGACACCGTGACGAGGCCGTCGCCGAGGCGCTCGGCGACATCCCGTTGGAGGCCACCGGCTCGCCGTACCTGGTGTCACCCGGTCGGATCGCCAAGGACGACGGCGAACCGTACAAGGTGTTCACCCCGTACTTCCGCCGGTGGCGTGAACACGGGTGGCGTAAGCCGGCCGATTCATCGATCCCGGGTTCTGCAGTCCTCGACCCGTCAGGCGTGAAGAAGTCCGGCCGGATCAAGATCCCGACGGCGCCGACGACCCTGTCTTTCCCCGCCGGTGAGGACGCCGCACTGGCCCGGTGGGCCGAATTCGTCGACGGCGATCTCGCCGACTACGACACCGGCCGCAACGACCCGGCCGCCGACGTCACCAGCCGGATGTCGGCCTACCTGAAGTACGGCAACATCCACCCGCGCACGCTCGCCGCCGATCTCGGCAAAGGCGATGGGCCGCAGGCATATCTACGTGAACTCGCCTTCCGCGACTTCTACGCCGATGTTCTCTTCCACTGGCCACACAGCTTGTGGCACAACTGGAATCGGCAGTTCGACGACATCGAACTGGACACCGACGACGCGGCCTACGAGCGATTCGAGGCGTGGAAGTCCGGCCGCACCGGGTTCCCACTCGTCGACGCCGGGATGCGGCAGCTCGCCGAGACGGGTTGGATGCACAACCGGGTCCGCATGGTCACCGCGTCGTTTCTGGTGAAGGACCTCCACCTGCCGTGGTGGTGGGGTGCGGAGTGGTTCCTCGACCAACTCGTCGACGGCGACATGGCGTCGAACAACCATGGGTGGCAGTGGGCGGCCGGCACCGGAACCGATGCGGCGCCGTACTTCCGGGTGTTCAACCCGGAAGCGCAGGCCAAGAAGTTCGATCCCAAGGGGGAGTACGTCCGACGCTGGGTAGGCGACGTCGACGCCGACGACTACCCGGAACCCATCGTGGACCACAAAGCCGAACGCGAGGAAGCGCTTCGACGGTTCGGTGCGATCTAG
- a CDS encoding ABC transporter permease — translation MTALHDIPTTTPRPSSRASAAQAIRLVAEREITTRAKTRSFVVSTAVLMVVIVVGAILINLFAGGEDVEKVAVVGQPAAITESIVAVGDSAGTSIATEPVDTVEQARTKVADGDVAAALVPGKTAGSYVILSKDGADPAVEGPIRTAVSQAGLTDALAARGVDAASLPAVDISVTQLDPARPDEGERLVIALVGVILLITAIMMGGTMVAVGVVEEKTSRVVELLLATIKPLHLLWGKIIGIGAVALTQVVLLGATALIAGTATGILTLPGAAVGMFAAVIAWFVLGFLFFASLYAATGAIVSRQEELSSASFPLTVLAMAVMYAGIFGVQSLDSTLIKTLSWIPPFSAALMPMRIASGDTNTLQIVLTFLFMAAACALATWVAARIYQRSILRTGSRLSWGEVLKLAR, via the coding sequence ATGACCGCACTGCATGACATCCCCACCACGACACCGCGCCCCTCCTCCAGGGCCTCGGCCGCTCAGGCCATCCGGCTCGTCGCCGAACGTGAGATCACCACCCGGGCCAAGACGAGGTCGTTCGTCGTCAGCACGGCCGTGCTGATGGTCGTGATCGTCGTCGGCGCGATACTCATCAACCTGTTCGCCGGCGGCGAGGACGTCGAGAAGGTCGCCGTCGTCGGACAACCGGCAGCGATCACCGAGTCGATCGTCGCGGTCGGCGACTCGGCCGGCACCTCCATCGCCACCGAACCCGTGGACACCGTCGAGCAGGCCCGCACCAAGGTCGCCGACGGTGATGTCGCGGCGGCACTCGTGCCGGGTAAGACCGCCGGGTCCTACGTGATCCTGAGCAAGGACGGCGCCGACCCGGCGGTCGAAGGCCCCATCCGGACCGCGGTCTCGCAGGCAGGGCTCACCGACGCACTCGCGGCTCGCGGAGTAGACGCGGCGTCGCTTCCCGCGGTGGACATCTCCGTGACGCAGCTCGACCCCGCGCGGCCAGATGAGGGAGAACGTCTGGTGATCGCCCTGGTCGGCGTCATCCTGCTGATCACGGCGATCATGATGGGCGGCACGATGGTGGCCGTCGGCGTCGTCGAGGAGAAGACCTCGCGGGTCGTCGAGCTGCTGCTGGCGACGATCAAGCCGCTGCACCTGCTGTGGGGCAAGATCATCGGTATCGGTGCGGTGGCCCTCACACAGGTCGTGTTGCTCGGTGCAACGGCACTCATCGCCGGAACTGCCACCGGAATCCTCACGCTGCCCGGCGCTGCCGTCGGCATGTTCGCGGCCGTCATCGCCTGGTTCGTGCTCGGGTTCCTGTTCTTCGCGTCCCTCTACGCCGCGACCGGCGCGATCGTCTCCCGCCAGGAAGAGCTGAGCTCGGCATCCTTCCCGTTGACGGTTCTCGCCATGGCCGTGATGTACGCCGGCATCTTCGGTGTGCAATCGCTCGATTCGACACTGATCAAGACCCTCAGTTGGATTCCCCCGTTCAGCGCAGCACTGATGCCGATGCGGATCGCCAGCGGCGATACCAACACTCTCCAGATCGTGCTCACGTTCTTGTTCATGGCGGCTGCGTGCGCACTCGCCACCTGGGTCGCGGCACGGATCTACCAGCGCTCGATCCTTCGTACCGGTTCCCGCCTCAGTTGGGGTGAGGTGCTCAAGCTCGCTCGCTGA
- a CDS encoding ABC transporter ATP-binding protein encodes MNAPLIVDGLHKRYGDLVALRDMTFHVEPGEIFGFVGSNGAGKSTTMRIILGVLSADAGEVRLGDRPIDLDLRRHIGYMPEERGLYPKMKVGEQLTFLAKLHGMNTAEAEESVRRWTDRLGVGTRYDDNVADLSLGNQQRVQLAAALVHDPDVLVLDEPFSGLDPVAVDVMSDVLKEKAAEGIPVIFSSHQLDLVQRLCDRVGIVVRGEMRALGTVDALRSHDGITLEVTGPRADVAWADAIPGVREAAYGETTRLLVDPDVVDDQQILAAALDHGPVHRFTTSTPSLTDMFREVVSA; translated from the coding sequence ATGAACGCACCACTCATCGTCGACGGCCTGCACAAGCGCTACGGGGACCTGGTCGCACTGCGCGACATGACCTTTCACGTCGAACCCGGCGAGATCTTCGGTTTCGTGGGCAGCAACGGCGCCGGCAAGTCGACCACCATGCGCATCATCCTGGGAGTCCTCTCCGCCGACGCCGGCGAGGTCCGCCTCGGCGATCGTCCCATCGATCTCGACCTCCGTCGTCACATCGGTTACATGCCCGAAGAACGCGGCCTGTACCCGAAGATGAAGGTCGGCGAGCAACTCACCTTCCTCGCGAAACTCCACGGCATGAACACTGCCGAGGCCGAGGAGTCGGTACGACGCTGGACCGATCGCCTCGGCGTCGGCACCCGTTACGACGACAACGTGGCCGACCTCAGCCTCGGCAACCAGCAGCGCGTCCAGCTCGCCGCCGCTCTCGTCCATGACCCCGACGTCCTGGTGCTCGACGAGCCGTTCTCCGGGCTCGACCCGGTCGCGGTCGATGTCATGAGCGACGTACTCAAAGAGAAGGCCGCCGAGGGTATCCCGGTCATCTTCTCCTCACACCAGCTCGATCTCGTGCAACGACTGTGCGACCGCGTCGGCATCGTCGTACGCGGCGAGATGCGTGCCCTGGGCACCGTCGACGCGCTGCGTTCCCACGACGGCATCACCCTCGAGGTCACCGGCCCACGCGCCGATGTCGCGTGGGCCGACGCCATTCCCGGCGTCCGGGAGGCCGCCTACGGAGAGACCACCCGGCTTCTCGTCGACCCGGACGTGGTCGACGACCAGCAGATCCTGGCGGCGGCACTAGACCACGGTCCGGTCCACCGCTTCACGACGTCCACCCCGTCCCTCACCGACATGTTCCGAGAGGTCGTTTCGGCATGA